One Littorina saxatilis isolate snail1 linkage group LG11, US_GU_Lsax_2.0, whole genome shotgun sequence genomic window, gtgtctctctctcttttttagtctctctctctctctttcttagtctctctctctctctctctcttagtctctctctctctctctctcttagtctctctctctctttcttagtctctctctctctctctctcttagtctctctctctttcttagtctctctttctctctcttagtctctctctctctctttcttagtctctctctctctctttttttagtctctctctctttcttagtctctctctctctctcttagtctctctctctctttcttagtctccctctctctctttcttagtctctttctctctctttcttagtctctctctctctctttctttgtctctctctctctctttctttgtctctctctctttcttagtctccctctctctctctttatttgtctctctctctttatttgtctctctctctctatctttcttagtctctctctctctctttcttagtatctctctctctctctctttcttagtctctctctctctctcgctttcttagtctccctctctctctttctttgtctctatctcttttttagtctctctctctttcttagcctctctctctctctttcttagtctctctctctctctctctttcttagtctccctctctctctttcttagtctctctctctctctttcttagtctctcactctctttcttagactctctctctctctttcttagtctctctctctctctttcttagtctctctctctctttcttagtctctctctctctctttcttagtctctctctctctctttcttagtctctctctccctctctctctttcttagtctctcagtctctctcagtctctccctccccctctccctccccctctccctcccctgcaagaggtcggtgaagggagaaactcgatgcaaccactgaagtagcgctgtgggtttccctgaacccaccccgtcgttagagaaataaacggtaaaaaccctctttcaaatgtatgggttcagacaaacccgcatcgtcgttagaggaataaacggtaaaaaccctctttcaaatgtatgggttcagacaaacccgcatcgtcgttagaggaataaacggtaaaaaccctctttcaaatgtatgggttcagacaaacccgcatcgtcggaagtgtgtagtcaaaagcggcatccggcaaaggttaacatGTCTGATACATCTGTAAAAAAAGTCATTTTCTCTCTAGACTCGTTGGGTGCATATACATTTGCGATAATCAAACATTGGTTATCACTACCAATCTTCACAGCAAGAATGCGCTTCGTTTCACACACGATCTTTACATAATCACAAACAAACCCTTTTTTCAATAATATAACCTGTCCCGAGCTATGCACGGTACTTTCACTGTAAAACAGATCACCACCCCACTCTCTCCTCCATTCTTCACTGACATATTTAGTAATATGCGACTCTTGCAAACAAATGACATCATACTTTTTGCTTCTGAAAAACGTAAACaaacttttcctttttcttttggtTCTTAATCCTCGAGTATTCAGCGAGAACAATTTCATGTTGCAAGCCATTGTCAGTGTCTAGTATCAGTGTCAGTTCTTGTTACACAGCACGTGCGCTAGTTGGCACTCGCATCAAGCCGTGCGTGTTTCTCCACGCCTTCTGTTGTTGGGGAAACCCCCTCTGTCTCTTGGCGTGTCCGCTTGGGGGTATTTGACCGAGTGCGAGAGTCAAAATcgagttgtgtttgtttcttgctGTTCCTGTCTTTTGTTAATTGTCTACCTCTTTCTACGAGTGCTGGTTTTCCCTGCTTCTGTTTTGGTTTGTGTTTTGCAGaggagtgcatgtttgtgtttttgctttGGGGTTGCTTATCTGTCTGAGCTGAGTTGCGCCGCCCTTGTGAGGGGGTGTCGTCTGTGGAAGCTTGTGATTATTTGCTGATGTCTGTTGTCTGGGTGTCTTCCCACTTGTCCTCTTCCGTCTCTCCACCATCCCTTGCGTCATCGGCACGGGAGTCCTGCACGGGGCCGCTCTGTCCACCCTCGTTGGTTGGTGCGCTAAAATTGACAACaaatcagaactgctaaaacaaaacatgttcttaGACAAAAACATCAAGTTTGCATTCAAATCAgtaagttttgttcacatatcttgtctaacatggacgctatggcatgctgagcggtgtaggtgtcaatcctctcagcaggcataaaaggcagtttttgaagacgttttagcgggtaatgagacaaaaaatgatacatttgagtaactcgctaacgcattgccttcaaactttcggaaagttgtgctaacacatgttgtAAAGTACTTTCGGAATTTCAAGTATTAatttgagacattaggtctgctcgtatttgtcatgtcagaaacATGTCTTAAATTGACGATAGATTTTTGCTGAATCATTGAAcaaattttattttgttgaaattttcaagaacaatgacagatgcgccacatactcaaatttcatgtacatattttatcagacatgggtggtatgaggatttcaacgcgaaagtagttttttaagaagttgactcattcagagcgctgagcgcaaatgtcggcctacgcatagcaaagctcactgccgacacgcttaactgatcaatggctcttgaaaaagcattttccaaaaatgtgtgtgtgcgtttaaacaagtgCGCTTTGAACAGCCATTGGTGAAACTGTATTAAATTTAAgggtaaattgaagctttcatttttctaaatgcatgctaattctaaattttttttctgttcaatcggacagggtagatccttatttttaaaactctttctgggatgtcgcataacagcagaactaataccTCACATGACTTGAGATTTCGTGTGtactttacgacatgtgttaacagaaatctccgaaagtttgaaggcaatgcgtttgcGAGTTACTCATATGTACCATTCTTTGTCTTGTTACCCGCTAAAATGGCTTCAAAatctgccttttatgcctgctgagagtattgacacctacaccgctcagcatgccatagcgtccatgttagacaagatatatgTGAACAACAcatactgatttggatgcagatttgattgtgtgagcaagagtgaccctgtttgttgttttattatctcaaattgaagaacaactcattttttgcccacacaaattgatttggttcggctgttgtgcctagcagtgttgttttgccattttgaagaagactgggtgacagggtgaccccccaaaaatgcaaccctcaataatgctaataacttctacatctgttgaccgaatcactttataTTTGGGGAACATAAACTTCAGCTACCGTGACACTTTCACAAAGGGGCAattttgtagatcaaatggTCAGACTTTTGTGCTATGTATTTCAAAAAAAGTTGCCAAGATGTGGAAGGGTCATGgataggctgaagtttatgtcccccaaataaaaagtgattcggtcaacagatgtagaagttattagcatttttgagggttgcattgTTTTAAGGTCACCCTGTATTTGACAAAAATTCAGCCTGACTGGGCCATTTCTACTTTAGTATTACGAAGTGAATTTCCAGGATGTTGTTATAACATTTAAAGATTAATAACTGAACAGGAcacatttctaaagatttcatataACGATTATCCGCCCTATCCGGACACGCCCATCACTTttcaggttgttgttttttcatcaTAATTTAAATGCATAATTACGGCACATCATAGTCGAGTCATGCATAACTTATGGCGATTAACAGTAGTGTGCTaacattttttaaactgtttcagatttttaagtACTATTTTTGTAATTACAGGTCTTTGACGGGTGGTTATCAACCTCCCTTCCCCTATCTTGGTAGTGGTGACAAACACACCTGGAAGGACATGTGGCTGCACTAGAAGTAGGCTCCTCTGGGAAGGATCCTCTGTTAAGGTTGCAGGCCATGCCCGAAACCGGGGATGGGAGCCGCTCAGCAATGGACAGGACCAGCTCCCCCGCGGTCATCTCGTTAATCATGTTCTGACCAACACAGTTAAAAGTCCTATTGTCATGAAATAATGTAATGCATTTAAATTTGTATCCATTTTATCTGTTTTAATAGATGTAGTATTATGAAACAAGTGGCATATAGATATAATTATAAGCCATGCGCACTTGACCGGCATTCATGAAACTTTGTGGAATTATCATCCCATATCTCAGgccaatgtacaccaaatttgaagtaaGTTGTAGAAGTAATTCATGAGTTATCAgcattttaatgttttttttagtttttttggttttttttggggggttactttgtacatgtttgtgtgtgtgctttatgcattcagatgtatatatatatatgtaagagTGTATGCATTAAATAAGTTGGTatataattaaaattattttgttaatAAATTGTGTCTCGACTGATTGATTTTGTAAGTATCCTTTTAAACAGCAAACGGAAGTATAGTGtgtcacctctctctctctctctctctctctctctctctctctctctctctctctctctctctctctctctctctctctctctctcatatgcacacacacacacacacacacacacacacacacacacgcatttacaATATATACAGCCCATACTTGAATAACTGAGATTAACATAAGCACTCAAgcaataacagagagaagaaatctTCAAACCATTACATTTGTAACTACACAAACTCACTGTAAGACTAAGAGACTGGATCTTTCTTCCCGATAACTCTTGGCGGCAGCTTCTTGAGTAGCTGTCCGCATGCGGACTCTCTGTGTCCCCGATTGCGCTGACAAACAATGTAACACTGCCGCACCTGCCCTGCCTCTTCTGACCGGTGGAGACGATGCTTAGCTCAGAGTTGAGACATGAGATAAGCGTACTGTGCTCGACCTGAGTATCGAAATGGACAGcttttacagaaaaaatcaaaacttgactaaatgtaaaaagaaacaacaaaacaaaagtgttaaaAGACACAGTCTAAGAAATGGACAAACGGTTATACTTGACGGACATGAATCATAAGTGAATAAAATACGTGGCTTATACCTACCATGCAATACAGTACAGTATTAGTTTATTTATGCCATTAGGGGCGAATATATAATGAGTTACACGTTTGGCATTTTTAAGAACTAAATGCATACATGAATCGTCTAAAACATGATCAggtataagaaaacaaacacgtacagaTACTCCGATTCACACAATCACTCGTACTACCACGtgaatgtcacacacacacacacacacacacacacacacacacacacacacacacacacacacacgcacgcacgcgcgcacgcacgtacgtgcacacacacagacgcacacacacatacacacacacacacacatccacagacatacacacgcacattttacacatacaaacaaacacgcacattttacacacatacGGCACACACATAGACCTAAGaaatacacaaataaaaacCAGCTGCATTCTAAGATTCGACCGGAGAATCTAGATCTCCGATTCAACTGATTCAGTTAATAGATCTGTAGTTGTTAGTCTTGCAGGAAAATCAATGGCGATTCTGACATCGGTGTTGCGGGTACTAGTCTACGCAAACTCATTAAAAAtgaaagcacacaaatcaaggactcttgttggaaaatacAATTGTTTTTGATTCCGATCCTTATTTTGTAGTCgaaatattttgtgtgtgcagaaataCAAATTTAGATCGAGTGCAAGCGTTTTAGATTTCATTGTCAGTGtacgtgtgtcactgtgtcggaACTGTGCCTCTCGAAACATTGAGTTAGTGTTAGACCTAtgcttttgctttatttttatgATGACTCCTTAATTCCTGAACCGAATCATTAAGCACAGCCTCTTTGTAAACCGCCATCAAACATAAAGTACCGTAATGTGCAATGCTGTAAGTGTAAAACTGACTTTTGAGAGGTTCCCTGAAATGCGTCAACTCGGCTAAGATTTAATATCTACGAATGACGAACACAGTACGTGAACAGAGCAAACACATTGCTTGAAACTGTTTTGTTGCATTATGAAGCCTTGTTTGCAGCCACTTAAAAGTCTTATACGACAAGAATGTATTGCATAATTGATAAAAAGAACTTACCAGAGAACTTTCGTCAAGGCAGCGGCTGCTCACCGCTAGGAATTCTGGGAGGTTGAGCACTTTGAAAACTTCCGGTTTCCATtatgttccaaataaggatatcctactatgctgaaatactacaatgaattttcaaacggctaccctGTCTCCGTCCTTTCTGATCggaggggggtgtttttttgaaagtgttagtgACTAGACTCAGCATTTTAGATGTAAAATGTCAATTTCTGTAAGAAAATGTAGACGAGGACCTTTAACACAAAaaaagcggggggggggggggggggggggggggggtccactgaaATGTGACGAAGGTGAGTCGTGTAAACATTTGCTTTCCTTATTTTTTCTGATGTAGGTAATGGTGTTTACGAGACGTCAATACAtcaatgtgtgtacatgtttggCAAATAGTTTGAACGTACTCACaatattaattttatttttcgttTGTTCTAAATAGGCAAATGAAGCAgtcaaaaccaccaccaccaccaacaacaaccacaacaaccacatcaacaacaacgtcaTTGTCATAAGAAATTCCAACAAACATGCAGGAGAGTTCACCACCGACGAGTCGCTCAAGTAATGATGACGTCACAACAGAGTCCACGACACAAGCATTAGACTCATTATACAATGTCAATGAATTCGTGAATCAGAAAAACGCGGAGTATGTGCACAAATTAATACCCACCATAGTTTTCATTGTCGTGCTGATGATAGTGGGTATGGTGGGAAACAGTGTTGTCTTCACTGTGTACTACAAGAGGTTCACACCCTGCGTTACGAGAACGTACATTCTGGCCATGAATGTCTGTGCTTTTCTTATCAACGTCGTGTCCATGCCTTTGCAACTAGAGCAGATATATATTAATACTACATTTGACTCTGAGTGGGGTTGCAAGACATCTGGAATTCTCAGGCATCTCCTAATCCTGTTCTCTGCTTCATTATTGGTTGCTGTGTCCGTCGACAGATATAACGTGATGTGTAGCGTTCGTCACAGCTTGCAGTATTCTTTAAAACGTACCTACGTCCACATCCTACTCTGCGCCGTTGTTTCATTCATTTTGTCAGTGCCCTATGGTGTGATTACTGGTAAAACCAAGACAATTTTTGCAGACTCCAACATTACTGGAGTTAGGTGTGGTTTAACTGACGAATACAAGGGTTCTACTACCGCCAGTGTTTATGACTTAACGCTCGGTATTGTGTATGTGCTGTGTGTCATCACCGTGAGCGTGTCGTACAGTAGAATAGTGCTTCATCTGTGGCGTCACCAGAAAACCATTACTGCAAGAGGAATCACACAAAGAAAAGTTAACTTTTGGGATTATTTAAGATCAGTCACCAGCGACAAAATTTGGTCACGTAATACTGAAGAATTTAGCTCGGGTCGTCCGCTGTCAAATAAGGCAAACCACGATAGTACATCGGTGAACAAAGAACAAGCAATACCCATCTCCGAAACAGACATTACCCCATCTCTGTCCCAAGCTGAAAAAACGTTCTGCCATGTTGAAGAACCTAGATCGGTTCTTCAAACGTCGAACAAAGAACAAGCAATACCCATCTCCGAAACAGACATTACCACATCTCTGTCCCAAGCTGAGAAAACGGTATGCTATGTTGAAGAACCTAGCTCGACCCGTCTGTCTTTAAAGCAGGCAAAACCGAATAATGAAGCGGTGAACGAAGAACAAGAAATACCTTGCTCCGCAACAGACATTTGCACATCTCTCTCCCAACCTGAGCCAACGTTATGCCATGTTGAAGAATTTCGGTTGACGGTTCATCAAGCGGTGAACGAAGAACTAGCAACCGTATCAGACATGACCACAGCCCTCCCCCAATTTCAACAACGTTTCAACCAGCAGGTGACAATTCAAAGCACAGAGGTCAGACGACACGTCAGGAGTATTCCCTCACGCACAACTTTCATGCTGGTCGTTCTAACCGTGCTGTTCGTTCTGAATTACATCCCTTACCTCTACATAAAAATCATTTACGATAAGGTAATCTCAAACGAGAAATTGACGCAGCATAACAACTCGAACTGGCGCATGATTGGTCTGAATTCCGTTTACGTCAACAGCGCTGTCAGCCCTCTTGTGTTTAGTTTCTGTTCAAGCAGATTTCGCTATGAATTGTGCAATCTATTTCGCGGCAAAAATATGTAAATTTCAACGAAGGTTTACTTGGACTTTTGTATTATTGACACTATGCAGCAAATAAATTGCAAACCTTATGCAACAGATGGTATTGCAGAAAAGCGAACACATAAACAAAACTAaaatgtgtgtgcctgtgtaggggggggggaggggggagggggtgggggcatTTTAAGGGGTTAGGCTATACTTGAATATAGTGTGGtactgaaaaaaaggaaaaagccCGACCTACAAAACGTTAGCATTTTGCAATAGATTTTAGTTTTGCTTAGCACGATTATAATAACAATTTTAAATGCCGAGACAATTAAAGTGTTTTGACCCACCTGAGTAGTTGGCTAGTCTTAGTATTCATCTGTGCCCGGCCTTCCGTGGCCAAAAaccttaacgttgaggttaccTCAGACGTTTTTCATGCTACACCTCAGAAAATTTGCACACTTTTAGGATTTGATAATACCACGAAGTGACCCAAGTTTGGTTGGCTCTCGTCAATTGTCACGGCGGGGTCaggttcgtttcataaaaacttaacgttgaggttatctcggatgtttttaaagctagagctttgaaactttgcacacgtCTAGGGTTTAACAATTTCCCGACTTGACCCGAGCTTGATTGACCCCCGTCACAATTTTGGGTCACATTGGGGTCATGTTCGTAAACACATTAcgttaaaggaaaagtccaaggttttgaAGTATCTCCAAAAGCTTGAATatcgaatgccaaatgttaTAAACATCtcaggaaaaatattttaaaaattattaaaaaatttgttgttgtaattgaacatttattattggtgggctaaccaagacaagcCGCCTGGGGTCATGTTGTGGTCACGTGATTTTTGGTTCACTGTGACGTCGgttcactgtgacgtcacagtgtttgttttggttCAACCAGCGTGGTGTTCATGCATGTGTAAAAGTGATAACTGGGTTCGGAAGAATGCCTCGTAGGTGTGCAGCCGCAAACTGCAAAAACACGCAAACAACAAGCGGCATTTCCTTCCACAGATTTCCTACCAAAAACCTAAGTTTGTTA contains:
- the LOC138980865 gene encoding uncharacterized protein; translation: MQESSPPTSRSSNDDVTTESTTQALDSLYNVNEFVNQKNAEYVHKLIPTIVFIVVLMIVGMVGNSVVFTVYYKRFTPCVTRTYILAMNVCAFLINVVSMPLQLEQIYINTTFDSEWGCKTSGILRHLLILFSASLLVAVSVDRYNVMCSVRHSLQYSLKRTYVHILLCAVVSFILSVPYGVITGKTKTIFADSNITGVRCGLTDEYKGSTTASVYDLTLGIVYVLCVITVSVSYSRIVLHLWRHQKTITARGITQRKVNFWDYLRSVTSDKIWSRNTEEFSSGRPLSNKANHDSTSVNKEQAIPISETDITPSLSQAEKTFCHVEEPRSVLQTSNKEQAIPISETDITTSLSQAEKTVCYVEEPSSTRLSLKQAKPNNEAVNEEQEIPCSATDICTSLSQPEPTLCHVEEFRLTVHQAVNEELATVSDMTTALPQFQQRFNQQVTIQSTEVRRHVRSIPSRTTFMLVVLTVLFVLNYIPYLYIKIIYDKVISNEKLTQHNNSNWRMIGLNSVYVNSAVSPLVFSFCSSRFRYELCNLFRGKNM